The sequence TTGATCAGCTGATGTTGCAGTCTTTTCTCACAAGGGGGCAATATAAATCAAGGGAGCAAATTGGCCTCTGTAGCTCAGAATTTTTTCCCCGTTTTAAATTGAGTTGTTACTTAAACTATGCATGCTGTTGGATGCATAGTTTGACACTTGGTAGCATATACATGTCCCCTAAAACTGCAACTTTACAATAGAGAAAATAAAGGCAGAGACTTACAAAGAACATTTACTTAACAAGAGCAACGGCTGTGCTGGCAGATTTTTATGGTTTGAGTTTTTATGCAACTGCCTCCTTAATAATAACCTTACTAGCCTTCATTAACAGCATGTGTAGAATGTGGTAATGCTAACCATGGAGGTAATGAGTGCCATATAAAGACCAGTCATTGATATGCATGTTTTTAACCAACTAATAGTGAGTTAAGTGTACCTTAATGTAAAGTGTGACCAAAGTGTTTAGATGGGCTGCCTGGCCACAGCAGTGCAGTGAACTGTGGTCATTCTAAGCTTTGCTTGAATAGAAATAAGTGAATGGAAGACTTTTCCTTAACATGGAGCTCACAGAGTCCTTGGACAGCCTCTCCTTCCTGAAGCGGATGAATCGCTGCTGGCAGGATCACTGCAGACAAACTGTAAGGTTTGATGTTTGTCAGATATACATATTCAAAACTGTgtttcatttatgttttgttttgttctgcctCATGGTAACGACTAAGTGTGTACGTCTCACTTAAAGTGTTTTTTCTCCTATGTAGATTATGATCCGGAGTATCTTTCTTTTCCTGGATCGTACCTATGTGCTTCAGAACTCCCTACTCCCCTCCATCTGGTAAAATACCAGTTCATTCCATCTAATCTGTTTGGTTAGATGATCTTGACAGCCAGTTGGTCTGTTCAACTGCATTTCGAAGGCTAAAGTTATCTGTGTGTTGCAGGGACACGGGGTTGGAACTGTTTCGTAcccacattgtgagtgacagcgCAGTTCAGAAGCGCACAGTGGATGGCATTTTGGAGCAGATCGAACTTGAGCGCAATGGAGAGACGGTCGACCGCAGTCTGCTCAGGAGCTTACTGGGCATGCTGTCAGACCTGCAGGTAACTGGATTGTGTCCAACAAAACTGCTTATTAGATGGGCTGAATGTATGCCATTGTTTTTACTTGCTGCGTTTCTCACTCTTTTCTAGGTTTATAAAGATTCGTTTGAGGAGAGATTTTTGACTGAGACCAATCGTCTGTACGCAGCAGAGGGACAGAGGCTGATGCAGGAGAGAGATGTGAGTGAGACCCGTCATTTATGGGCCTATAATTGTAGTGTATCTTCTTCTATGGTCACAGTTTTTCATCAGTACCTCAGTTATACACATGTCAAGGATAGGTTGCTtaattttgtgtgtatatgtgtgttttatatgtgtgtatgtgtccaggTGCCTGAGTACCTGCATCACGTGGCTCGTCGgttggaggaggagaatgaTCGCGTCATGAGCTACCTCGACCAGAGCACTCAGTAAAACTCTTCTTGACTCTTCTTGATTTTTATTGACCCCCATCTTTCAGAATGCCTTTGAGAACTCTCTTCACTTCTTTcacaaaaatcaacactatgctgGTGTTGACATAAGTCCACACCATCAGAGTTAATATAACACTTTTTTAGATCGTTTTGAACACCCGTCCCAGAGTCAGCTCTATGAACAAACAAATCTCTATTCAACACTTGTCAATTCCAAATAATTGTCAATGGAAAaacaacacttattaacactggaaaatgttCTCTATTCTGTCAGTGAGGTTGCAGGCATATTACTGAAAAGGGGTCAGAGAGAGGATACAAGATGAAATGACAGACTTCTGTCCGTTTATACCAGCTTTTGGATGGTCACTTTGACTACTTTCTCATTTTCCTTTCATTATTTAACAGGAAACCTCTTATTACCTGCGTTGAGAAACAGCTTTTAGGGGAACACATGACAGCAATACTACAAAAGGGTAAGGCCGCTGAAAAGACTTTAATATGTCCTTAATATTAGTGTGGGTGTGTATACAGGCATGTGcataagagagagatagatgcaTGAATACTGATTGTTTATACTAGAGCATGATTTGTGTTTGCATTGTTTGTGAGTTAGAAGGCTAGGAATTGACAAGGACCTGACAACACTGTAATGCTTTGTTACAAGGTGTATTATCTTTGACACTGTGATTCAGTTTCACATATTGTGACATACGTTACATATTGTTGAAATTTACCAGTACAGACAAGCTGTATTTTTTAAGCACTCTTAAGGGACAAATGGAGGCAAAAACCTAATTTACTTAAATAGTTACCTTTATTATTGCGTAATTACATGCAAATGATACATACTTGAAATAACATCAACACAACTTGCCATAGTGTACCGAAAttgcaataaaatgtaaacgATGTAAACATTTACACACTAATGTGGCCTACTTTGTGCTTTAGAGAGtgaaatggggggggggaaatcacTTTATGGTTGGATCTACAGTTTAGGGCTTTTGAATAGTCTAGTTGTGTCTCGTCAGCTGAGTTTATTTAGCTCTGACAGATGTTGTTTGCAGACAGAATTGCTTTTAGATTCCCCCTTGCcctgttttgtttactttttgaaATCTGAATGGAGCCCAGATATCCGTTTTGATACTACGACTAAGACTCAGCAGACGTTTGTTTGGTGTCCATACAATCACAGGAGCAGCTGTGAAACGCTTGTGATCAAATTTAGAGCAGAGTCCATGACTaaagcaaacacattttttcttcctttgtttttgcAGCTGTAAAGTGTCCAATTCATGCATTAATTttaggatttgtagttttgattcagtcatgaaaaataaaattgtgtGTTATGGGTGAATTGATTTGCTTGTTTGTtggatacagacacacacagactctaatttgtaatgtttttgtgtcaggaCTGAGCACCCTACTGGATGAGAATCGTGTGACTGAGCTCACCCTCCTTTACCAGCTGTTCAGTAAGGTGAAAGGAGGACTCCCCACGCTGCTGCAGTTCTGGAGGGATTACATCAaggtatacacaaacacacataaatacaacatacagtattatCCTCATGTATACAGGTACATACAGAGCCATGGCATTTGTTTGCCATGTCCTTTTATGTGTCAGAAATGCACATGTACACTatcatgaaacatttttctgGTCTCAGTCCTTCGGAGGAGAGATTGTCGGCACACCAGAGAAAGACAAGGACATGGTGCAAGACCTGCTGGACTTTAAGGACAAGATGGACAATGTGGCACAGGGCTGCTTTACTCGCAGTGAGAGTTTCATCAACGCTATGAAGGAGGCCTTTGAGACCTTTATCAACAAGAGGCCCAACAAACCTGCTGAGCTCATCGGTAGGTCAGGAGAAAGAAATGTCCCATCATGGCAGTTGTGGCTCagatgagattttttttccagtattaCTCCATATCAACTCTTATGTAGAactgcaaacaaaaacactctCTATACCTTTAAAATCCTTTTACACTGTGAATTCTTGTCGTGGCTTTTATTAGTCCCAGCGTGTGATAACAGCTTCCTTGGTTGTTTCTCCTTGTCCAGCTAAATATGTGGACTCTAAGCTAAGGGCAGGAAACAAGGAGGCTAcagaggaagagctggagaGAATTCTGGACAAGATAATGATAATCTTCCGCTTCATACATGGTCAGTTACacttttgtgtctgtgtgtgcacaaaatTGTGCTGTGAATGCGTATGTGAGCATGTTTGCTTTATTATTACATAAGTGTTACTTACCAATATGTAGCTTGTTACATTTTGATTAAAGTTTTtgatttctctttcctcccctagGCAAGGATGTGTTTGAGGCATTTTATAAGAAGGACTTGGCCAAGCGCCTGCTGGTTGGCAAGAGCGCTTCTGTTGACGCTGAGAAGTCCATGCTTTCCAAGCTCAAGCACGGTGAATATCtacttttttttgtgattgatatTTTTATTGGAAATTTTTATGAGCTACAAAAATAAGACAgcatacaataaacacaaaatgcaaatcaGAATAGTACCAATGCACATAGACCATGATATAACAAGACATATACCATGGCACATACACTTataacatacatatataaaagaAGAGACATATCTAGTTATCTAGCTCAATGTTTGTCATAACTCAAACTATTAATCAAAGCCTTCAGTGGTACCATATGCTATACTTCTCACACATGTGATGACATTGTATCCTCTGACACATGGATATATCATAAACATTTTTCAGAGGTTGATATGAACTCTCACCAGCAATTTGTAGGATTTCATATAGCTCAAGGTTGTCTTTGGCCTGTCATAAAAAGAGATTTCTCCAAAACCTCAACCTATGAGTGACTCTGGGCAGTGAGTTCAGCAGGGTTTGTGAAATAGAGAGAAGAGCAATCACTTCATGACAACTGCACGGATATGATATGTCAGCAATATGACAGGAAAACTCACAGTCTCTGATTGCATGCTTTGAATaaactttcaaataaaagtctTTCCTTGATGCTCCCACTCAAACACCATATAGAGAAGATCTTTCTCTTGATGTTCCTGCCCCAAAACAGTATAGCAGTTGAAGCATTAAGCCTAAATGATTAATGAAAACCGACATAGACCATTATGGGTGCATATGGGGGTGTGAGAACAAGTGAGTTGTGATATTGATGTGGTTTTGACTTCCTTCAGAATGTGGAGCAGCGTTTACCAGTAAGCTAGAGGGGATGTTCAAGGACATGGAACTGTCCAAAGACATCATGATCCAGTTCAAACAGGTACATTCAGTTTCTGCACACGTACCGACATATACACAAGCAACTTAATTTGGAAATATTGATGTCATGTTCACGGTATACAAACATTGTACTGTGGTATCGTAGTGCATTTTTCATGCATAATTGTACAAGTTATAATAGTATTCTTAGTCACTGAACTGAGCAGCGAAGGCTGTGAGTTTGAGATAACCCAGTATGTTTTTCTCCCCAGTACACACAGAACCAGAGTGAGCCCAGCAACATAGAGCTGACTGTGAACATCCTCACTATGGGCTACTGGCCTTCATACATACCCATGGAGGTCCACTTGCCTCCAGAGGTAAGtgcttgtttatgtgtttgtgtgcactttTCTGTATGTACTAGGCTTTGACCCTACTGACAAATACATTGGGAATAACGACCAGCACTTTATTTATACTAATGTTTTAGTACATTTAGCATATtagctttttatttgtggacAACAATGTGGCGTAGTGAATAAGGAAACCATCGGCTGTCTCATCTCAATGATGGCCATTTCTAAACTGAGCAGGGTGATCAGCTGTTCCATAACATAGTGTACACAATCTCAGTACAAAtgtcctctcttcatctcttggTAGATGGTAAAGCTCCAGGAGGTGTTTAAGCTCTTCTACCTGGGGAAGCACAGTGGGAGGAAGCTGCAGTGGCAGCCCACACTGGGCCATGCTGTGCTCAAGACAGAGTTCAAAGAGGTGAGGGCATGCATCGTAACTGGGCattgggaggggaggagaggcaaGTCGGCATGTTCATATTTCTTGTGCCTCACAAAGTGTGTCTAGTGAAAGCACCTGAACCGTTGATCATTTTATCCTGCAGGGCAAGAAGGAGCTGCAGGTGTCTCTGTTCCAGACACTGGTGCTGCTAATGTTCAATGAGGGAGAGGAATTCAGCGTGGAGGAGATTCGCACCGCCACTGGCATAGGTTAGACACTTTTATGTCTATGTCTCTTTGAACCTGTAATACTATTTTATCATGGGGGAATGTTGTAGAAAGTTGTATCGCAGTTGACTGTACAGCACATTATCATTTCCCTCTTGCCCCGTACAGAGGAGGGGGAGCTCAGGCGTACGCTGCAGTCCCTGGCCTGCGGGAAAGCACGTGTCCTCAATAAGAACCCTCGGGGGAAAGACGTGGAGGATGGAGACCGTTTCAATTTCAACAATGACTTCAAACACAAACTGTTTCGCATCAAGATCAACCAGATCCAGATGAAGGAAACGGTATGAATACTGGCATGGACTTCCCCATTCTTCACACTCTCCTTCTCTTCAACCTGGGCTTGCTTTAATGCGTTTCACTGCTGTAGACAGTAGCCTCACAATGTTTTTCCTTATGCAAAATCTGTGTCACATCCAGGGGAGACAGGCCTACGGAAGATAGAGAGGTTGATCTTCcccagtttaaaaaaataaaataaaatccctaAAAAGTAGGTTGATTAGGCTTGGGTACGCAGGTTCCTACGCAGGTCTAgaaagtctggaaatgtatgtTAAAAGAATTTggtaatttccaggtcttgaaaagtctagaaattgcacaaaaaagttTGTAAAAGTGTGGAAAAAATAATGTACTGTCCCAATATACCTCCGTCATCTCACATGTTTTGATATTATCTGTAGAGTGAAATGGTAGAGTTAGTAGGAGCAAGGTGACTATCAAACTAAACACCAACCAAAATCTTCATATCAACaaattaaggtctggaaaaagtctggaattttGTAATTGAAATTTTTGGGTGATACACTTTTGACCCAGCAATTTACTGAACCCTGTTCTGCTTTTGTATCGAGCTCTGCCCTCCTCACCTTCTTCAGTCACGAGCCTCCGCTGCTCACATTAGACAGTACTCGAAAGGATTCTTATAAACTCCTtgtcattttggtgtgtgtgtgtttgtgggtgtgttatCCCCCCACCAGGTGGAGGAGCAGGTGAGCACCACAGAGCGCGTATTCCAAGACCGGCAGTATCAGATTGATGCAGCTGTGGTGCGCATCATGAAGATGAGGAAGACGCTCAGCCACAACCTGCTGGTGTCGGAACTCTACAACCAGCTGAAATTCCCTGTCAAGGTAATTTAGACCTAGAGTACTTCTGTCACTCCTCCCATTCTTTTCTCATTCTTCTCTGTAGTTTATTTCatctttgacacacacacacacaaagcatctCACTTGCTCTTCTCTCCACAGCCGGGTGATCTAAAGAAGCGGATCGAGTCGCTCATAGACAGAGACTACATGGAGCGTGACAAGGAGACTCCTAACCAGTACCACTATGTTGCCTGAGGTGGCGCCGCTCTCTTGTCATGCTTTCCTCATGGCGAGCGTAGAGCTGGCCCCCGAAAACAGCATACAGCCCTTCAGCCACCCGACTCTCCTCTGGTGcccatctttccctccatccaggATCCTGGACCCGGTGTCCAGGTCAGACAAAAGCTCCAGAGAGACGAGAGACTTGGCTGCACTGTTCCCACTCGGCGTTATCTTCAGTGGGACTCTGAGTACGACTGGTCTGAGATGGGGTTGGAGGAGTGGCCCGGGTTGTTGACGGTCGGTTGATGTGACTTGCAAATCTGCTAAcgcaaaactcaactgaaaatAACTAGCACtttcccatgtttttttttttttttgttgttttgttttttcttgggatttatttttttgtctccatcacTTTGGTCTAAAATCAGTTATTTtctgctgtagttggtttgtcTTGAGTTTtaagaaggtttttttttttttgtagttctCCATTTGGCCGCTTGCATTGATGATTTATAACCCTGGCTGGTAGTTATTGCCTGATTTGGCAAAGAAACAGTTGTTGAGAGCAAGGACACATGGACAAAGACACCAAGAGAGAGACTTCAGAGGGATGGAGCGGGGCAGAGCGGTTTGGGTCGGACGTGCGGGGTCTGAGGGAGGGTTAATTGTTTGGGATGCAGCAGCTAAAAAACACGCGGACAAGCCACTTGGGTATTCCTGTAGCTATCTCATATATTTTGACCAAAATGTCCAGTGTCATGTGCTGAATTTTTGTAGATCAGATTGTATTCTTTGTAAGAGTGAGAAAAGTGAACCTGAATAAATGGATATTTAATGAGTCAATGAATGACTGGCAGGTGATCAGTGAGTCGAGCATCAGTTGGTGCTAGGtttatattttttctgtttgaaaGAATGCCTGGCCCGTCAGTCCGTGTGAAGGATTTCCCCCACTGTGGCTTGTGTGCTTTAGTTCTTCAAGATGACAATGTGACGCCTTCACAGACTAATTTGATTTCATCCCATGAATCTGAGTAAATatttaaaacaacaaattatCGCCGGTTGGAACAAGAGCAGCTCGCACCACTGTGTAACAAAGGGAGGTCTTGTATGCAGCCGTTTTGTGAAGCTCAGGATCCAGCCGTGCAATGTGCaattcaaacacaaaaaaaacatgtcatttttttgtttttatttcctcgGATTTGATGAtgaggtataaaaacatgttcaTTCAAGTTGGGATTTTTTGATTGATAATTTTTATTTCgaacatgtaaaaaataaaaaaaacataaaaacaaaacaagaataacaataaaatgaaataaacaataaacctATACCTTTAAAATAATCACTTGATCATCACTCTGCTGAAGACTGGTATTCATGAAGGGACTtacacatacatgtgtgtctgcgttCTTAAATGATCGTCCTCTCCTtgtatgttatttatttgttattctcCTTTGCTTGGCGTCACAGCTCCCTTCTGTCGCCATTTTGGCTCTCAGCAAAGACaactgggtcagatgtcaaagcCAAACCATGTAGCTGAAGGGAATGGTGTTCAATTCTTTACAGGTCTTTCCCTTGCATGACATTGACACAGGAGGTGATTTCGTGAGGGAATGTTACAAATATTGCATTGAGCAATATTGTTCCCTCCCCCACTTCCTTCATTGTCACATTAATTTCAACATATTGGAGCCACTGCATGGTGTTGTTATGGGCTGTGATAAGTATGTGGGACAACTTCTGGGCCTATGGGTAACATTTGCTCAATAGCGCACCTCCTAAATAATGTTTTACACTTGAGGTCAAACATCAGTCTGTGGCTTTTATTGCAGCTCCTAGAAACCAGCAAGAAATGGATTTGGGGTGAAGATAAAAATGGATCCATTTAtgattttcaaatttcaaattacTGAAAAATGGAACTGAGAATTAAAGTAGAAGTCCGGATACTTTCACAATCACAGCAGGGAATTTTCAGCTTTCATCCGATTGAGGAACTATTGGGTCTAAAGTAAACATGCTAATAAAGGatttaaatttgttttacattgCTTCCTCTGTAGTCACAAGTAGGTGAATGTCCTTTGTTGGAAAAAACCTGGTTGAAATATGCCAGCAGAATGTAGCAGGGTCCTGATAAGTCTTGGAGAGCAGCATTAAGGCATTCGCTGCGTTCCTTCGAGGGTTTCTGCACACCCTCGTGAATTGATGAAAGCCATCAGCTGACTGGCCACAGAGCGCAGACACTTTGCACTGTGCATGGGGCTGCGCGTGGAGCCtcacatgctgctgctgtgttgcaaGCTATATCTACTGCTCCAGATCATATATTCGACATATCAGTTGATCATTGCAGTTTGATTTTTGATTCACCCACCACTGTCACTACTATATCAGCCAACTGgatatttaaaatatataataggACCTTAAAATGGTTGGTTACCCACAAAAGAGGCAGGAAGACAAGTCACAGTGAAGCATTTCCAGTATTTGGCTTGTGGTTGGTGTTATTTTCTCACCCTGCGTGTAACCATTCAAAAGCTGTAGCTGTCCAGTCCTGCACACAGCATTTTAAGcacttttctgtttcatttgccTTGAAATTGATGTACCAGACTGTGACATGAGGATGCctgtattacttttttttttaatcctgcAGAAGGCCTAGGCTCGTGCTTAGTCTCTTTCTCCAgtgaattatgaattattacactttttgtgcatttttgtgtcaTTATATAAACGTTGCCGTTATGGATGCCATTGAGGACAGTAGCCAGTTTAATAGGTTTCTGTACAGTATTATGTTTTGGcaatagagagaggagggtgaagaggaggaggaggaggaggaggaggaggaggaggggaggggggggggggtgtctcaCGTGACTGGGCAGATCTAAAAGCTACTAGTTCACATGACGAGACATTCCTTATTCTGGGCATGACCGAGATCTAGTAACGGTAATGCTCGTTTTCTTCTATACAGCGTGCTCCAGACACAAGTCATGAATACGAAGAGGATTAAATAAACTGTATATGAGACGGTGAGTTGCCGCTCGGTTCGACGGCCCCGCTGGAAGAGCGACAAGGCGTCAAGTGCGTTTTCTGCCGCGCCGACCCACCTGCACCTGCCGCCTGTCCTGACTATCCTGCTGTCCCCGGGTTTATTTACCGTGACAACTCTGCCGTTTGAACGATGGCACGCTCGCACGCTTTGGTCGCACTCGTCGCCTGGTTTGCGGTTCTTCAAGGTGAgtgatttgtatgttttgtagGCTACGACATCCTGCCGCTATACCGCCGGACAAAACGACGTCACATAACTCCCGGCGTTATGTAGCTTTATTCCTCACATGACCGTGATAGCATGAGGCAGCATGTACATGTTCATATAGCCTGATGTGATGTTATATAACTATATGCTGTGTCTATTATctaaatctatctatctatctatctatctatctatctatctatctttatgCACCTTGCTTAACAAATTTCACTAGTTTAGGAAATTAGATTTATTCTCGGCattaaatatgaacaaataaaCTTGTCATCCCCCATAAGTGATGCAGACCCGTTGGGCCAATCAGTAGACGCCCCAAGTTGATCCAAATCGGACCAGTgttgtagcagttatggcctttcaaagtttacAGTTTTGATCTTTAATTACAGCGCCCCTATTAGGCCAAccagagtattttttttattttatttatttttttaaatctgagCGAAGATTTATCATCACTCCATACTGCTTCAAAATCAGACCAGGGGTGTCTGAGTTGTCACCTGAGATataacagccccccccccccccccccccctcctctctacCATTTCAATAGTGCCATCAGTGACTGTTCATATTATGGACAAGCAGAGACACGCGCTCCCAGAGCCGCTGCATTGTCTCCATTTGAGTGCTTCACGTGACCGCTTTGAGTCGCTTTGTGTGGATGAACAGTGGGCCTTCTGAGGGTTTTAGTTTATGACCGGTTTaatccccctcccctcccctaaaacacacgcacgcacacacactcacatggcGCTGCTGACACAGGAAAACAGGCCAATACTGTCACagcccaaacaaaaaaatcataatacTTCTATTGGGCCtccatagtgagtttatagctACCTTATCTTACTTTATAGTATTtagagtattttttttgtttacttcatATGGTATCACTTAGTTTATTTGCCtaatatccttctaaaatgaCTTAAAAAATGACTTCTAAAGACTTAATTACTGTGGATTACTGTTGGTGTGATGTTTGTTGTCCCCTCTGCAGCCTGTTGGACTCATCCACTGAAGGCCTTCCAAGTTGGCTCATTAgctactttttttcccctcatattTCCTGATAACACGAATGTCAGTGGGATAGTTTTCCAGGCTCGTatgttctctctccaaacactgACTGAGGGAAAGGCTTGTGTCTGTAGTACACTGTGCAAACTAAACCCCcctttttcacttcaagtagCCATGATCTGATTGCTGTgttgtgtcagtctgtgtgtgtttacagggtGAATAGAGAGGTGAAAACAGGGTCAAGTTTCAGCCAGgcgtggagggagggagggagagagtgtgtgtgtgtgagtgataaaCAGAAAGTACCTGATTGAAGCACAAGCCACTCTCCATGGGTTATATTAATGGACGAGAAAGCTCGGTTACTGCACCAAGCCACATAGACATCAGTGGAAACAGGATGCACTcaagatggagggaagaatagagagggagacggggggagggagaagagagatggagtttAGTCGGTCTGCTCTGTAATGGAGTGAAAGTATTATCAGTAGTGttgctttattgatcccacaGCGGGCAATCCCTTTATCACTGAATCACCACAAGTGAAAACACAAAGAATAAAGCACTGCTCACATAGAAAGCACAGAACATGCTGGTAACATACAGTGGAAAACAATCAGCGTCTACGCTACTGGAAAGTCAAATAAACCGGATGGTTCAGCGTGTTCGTTCCACAGCCTCTTCACACTCAGAGCAAACCGCTTGAACCTCTTTGTAGACATTCTGGGAAGTGTAAAATAACAAGTGAAACTACTTCTGCATTGTATTTAGTGTATTGTAAAATGGGTGGGAGAGATTTTCCAGGTTGATAGGAGCTGTATGGGGTTAAGGTGTGGGATCAAGGTCTAACGGTTGTTAATCACACTGATTAAAGCAtgatttatatagcacctttcacagagcaaagccACAAAGAGTAAAATAGTTGAAGTaagaccagaaaacagtaaaaaacagtaaGACATAAAAACATAGAAGACATAAAAAGACACAGAACTACAGACACAGAGGCTAAACAAATGCCAGTCTGGACAGATGAGTCTTTAGCTGCTTTttgaaagtgtcaacagagtccgcagatcttaagtccaatGCTGTGTCTAGGGATTACAGCCACcaccatccacacacacacacacacacacacacacaaacacacacagaggagtgaGTTGGCAGCTTCCGGGGCAAGCTGGTATTAATAGCCTGCAATGCAAGTGTGTGGGGTGCCAGGCTAGGCCGAGGTGGTAAATACTGTTTGGTAATTCTGTCAGTCGGAGCCATGCTCAGGAAGGAGGATGGGAGCGGGGAGGAAAAGGAGTTAGGgaacttttttttaacaagcaTGACTCCTGACTCCATCACTCTGGGAGAAGTTCAGCAGCACCTGTCACAGGTCTGGAGTGGAGCAGCAGCTCTGGGATAATAGGCTCATACTTCTTTGTGAAACATAaatatgagtgtgtgggtgCGGACTTGGTCTCTCACTTGTAGCTGTCCAGAGCCCTCTGCTGGTCGCTGGTGTGAACTGCTTTATCGTGTAGCTGGACTTTGACATCATGAAACCGGTTATgttgtaatgataataataatagtcatcgtcatcatcatttacatttttatttaactaGGCAAGTCAATTAAGAGCCCAGATAACTAACACTTATTCCACATAAAACTGTATGAGCTTGCATCACAGTAATAAACTTGGTTACACCCAGCAATTACAGTAAATGTGTTTTACTGCCATCCAAGCATGGCAATTCTGCCCTAATGATGTCTTCCTCTACAGGTTTCACTCAGGCCGTTACTctggaggtgagggaggggaaCGCCACCTGCATCAAGGCCGaactctctgcctctttctccatcACATACGACACCTCCAATGGCACGGTGTGTACAGTGACAGCAATACTGTGGCTTCCATCTGTGCAAGCACT is a genomic window of Centroberyx gerrardi isolate f3 chromosome 1, fCenGer3.hap1.cur.20231027, whole genome shotgun sequence containing:
- the cul4a gene encoding cullin-4A, which translates into the protein MAEDIRQDKRANFSALTEHNTNGVARTSAVASSKTGASKKLVIKNFKDRPKLAENYTEDTWLKLRDAVGAIQNSTSIKYNLEELYQAVENLCSYKVSPTLYKQLRQVCEDHVQAQIHQFREESLDSLSFLKRMNRCWQDHCRQTIMIRSIFLFLDRTYVLQNSLLPSIWDTGLELFRTHIVSDSAVQKRTVDGILEQIELERNGETVDRSLLRSLLGMLSDLQVYKDSFEERFLTETNRLYAAEGQRLMQERDVPEYLHHVARRLEEENDRVMSYLDQSTQKPLITCVEKQLLGEHMTAILQKGLSTLLDENRVTELTLLYQLFSKVKGGLPTLLQFWRDYIKSFGGEIVGTPEKDKDMVQDLLDFKDKMDNVAQGCFTRSESFINAMKEAFETFINKRPNKPAELIAKYVDSKLRAGNKEATEEELERILDKIMIIFRFIHGKDVFEAFYKKDLAKRLLVGKSASVDAEKSMLSKLKHECGAAFTSKLEGMFKDMELSKDIMIQFKQYTQNQSEPSNIELTVNILTMGYWPSYIPMEVHLPPEMVKLQEVFKLFYLGKHSGRKLQWQPTLGHAVLKTEFKEGKKELQVSLFQTLVLLMFNEGEEFSVEEIRTATGIEEGELRRTLQSLACGKARVLNKNPRGKDVEDGDRFNFNNDFKHKLFRIKINQIQMKETVEEQVSTTERVFQDRQYQIDAAVVRIMKMRKTLSHNLLVSELYNQLKFPVKPGDLKKRIESLIDRDYMERDKETPNQYHYVA